In Rahnella sikkimica, the following are encoded in one genomic region:
- the thiI gene encoding tRNA uracil 4-sulfurtransferase ThiI — protein sequence MKFIIKLFPEITIKSQSVRLRFIKILSSSIRNIVRPHDETLAVVRHWDHIEVRSKDESKHDLIQELLCRIPGIRYVEEVEDRPYTDVHHIFEQVLEAYRHEVEGKTFCVRVKRRGKHDFSSTEVERYVGGGLNQHIESAKVSLTAPQVTVKLEINDDKLVLVKSRLEGQGGYPIGTQEDVMSLISGGFDSGVSSYMLMRRGCRVHYCFFNLGGAAHEIGVKQVAHYLWNRFGSSHRVRFISIDFEPVVGEILEKVEDGQMGVVLKRMMVRAASSIAERYGVQALVTGEALGQVSSQTLTNLRLIDNVSDTLILRPLISHDKEHIIKIAREIGTEDFAKTMPEYCGVISKSPTVKAVKAKIEAEEAMFDFSVLDKVVSEARNVDIREIAAQAAEVVPEVETVAEFTSTDIVLDVRAPDEVEAQPLALENVEVKPLAFYKLATQFGDLDQTKTYLLYCDRGVMSRLQALYLKEQGFNNVKVYRP from the coding sequence ATGAAGTTTATCATTAAATTGTTCCCCGAAATCACCATCAAGAGCCAATCTGTGCGTTTGCGCTTCATTAAGATCCTCTCAAGCAGCATTCGCAACATTGTGCGGCCGCATGATGAGACGCTGGCAGTAGTCCGCCATTGGGATCATATCGAAGTTCGCAGCAAAGACGAAAGCAAACACGACCTGATTCAGGAATTACTTTGCCGTATTCCGGGCATCCGTTATGTCGAAGAAGTAGAGGATCGTCCTTATACTGACGTTCACCACATTTTCGAACAGGTTCTCGAAGCCTATCGCCATGAAGTTGAAGGTAAAACGTTTTGCGTTCGTGTTAAACGTCGTGGCAAACATGATTTTTCGTCTACGGAAGTTGAGCGCTACGTTGGCGGCGGTCTGAACCAGCACATCGAATCGGCGAAGGTCAGCCTGACCGCGCCACAGGTGACGGTGAAACTGGAAATCAATGACGACAAGCTGGTGCTGGTGAAAAGCCGTCTCGAAGGTCAGGGCGGTTATCCGATCGGGACTCAGGAAGATGTTATGTCGCTGATTTCTGGCGGTTTCGACTCCGGTGTCTCCAGTTATATGCTGATGCGTCGCGGCTGTCGTGTGCATTATTGCTTCTTCAATCTGGGCGGCGCAGCGCATGAAATTGGCGTGAAACAGGTCGCACATTATCTGTGGAACCGATTTGGCAGCTCGCACCGCGTGCGTTTCATCTCTATCGATTTCGAACCGGTTGTGGGCGAGATCCTCGAGAAAGTGGAAGACGGCCAGATGGGCGTTGTGCTCAAACGTATGATGGTACGTGCCGCTTCTTCTATTGCTGAACGTTATGGCGTGCAGGCGCTGGTCACCGGCGAAGCACTGGGCCAGGTGTCCAGCCAGACGCTGACCAACTTACGCCTGATCGACAACGTGTCTGACACGCTGATCCTGCGTCCGCTGATTTCTCACGATAAAGAGCACATCATCAAGATTGCCCGTGAAATCGGTACGGAAGATTTCGCGAAAACCATGCCGGAATATTGCGGTGTGATTTCCAAAAGCCCGACCGTGAAAGCCGTGAAAGCGAAAATCGAAGCCGAAGAAGCGATGTTCGATTTCAGCGTGCTGGATAAAGTCGTCAGCGAAGCGCGAAATGTCGATATCCGCGAAATTGCAGCGCAAGCCGCCGAAGTCGTGCCGGAAGTTGAAACGGTCGCTGAATTTACGTCAACCGACATTGTGCTGGATGTCCGTGCGCCGGATGAAGTTGAAGCACAGCCGCTGGCGCTGGAAAACGTTGAGGTTAAACCTCTGGCGTTCTATAAACTGGCGACTCAGTTTGGCGATCTCGACCAGACTAAAACCTATCTGCTGTATTGCGACCGTGGCGTAATGAGCCGCTTGCAGGCGCTGTATCTGAAAGAGCAGGGCTTTAACAACGTCAAAGTTTACAGACCTTAA
- the xseB gene encoding exodeoxyribonuclease VII small subunit: protein MSKENYAKKSAPPANFETALAELEQIVSRLESGELPLEDALNEFEQGVQLARQGQQKLQQAEQRVQILLDSDHDAPLTPFTPEAE from the coding sequence ATATCAAAAGAGAATTATGCCAAAAAATCTGCACCACCTGCCAATTTTGAAACGGCTCTGGCCGAACTGGAACAGATCGTTTCCCGCCTTGAATCTGGCGAGCTGCCTCTGGAAGATGCGCTGAACGAATTTGAACAAGGCGTCCAGCTGGCACGTCAGGGACAGCAAAAACTGCAGCAGGCAGAGCAACGCGTTCAGATCCTGCTCGACAGTGATCATGATGCCCCGCTGACCCCTTTCACCCCGGAAGCAGAGTAA